GTAGATAAAATGTGTCGTTTTGAAATAATGTCAGTGtgctttaaattaattgtaaaagaaAATGTGTCATTAAATAATTTCCAGTTGAGGCCTAATGTTTTAGAAATCTCGTTAAAGTTGTAGCTTAGATCAACAGAGCCTTGTGTATCACAATTAATTCCATGAAAGTGCTGCATGACTTCCACGGAATTAGGATGCCACTTACGCAGATTATACTGCGCTGATTGCAAGACAGCGATAACTTCATGACATTGATGTATAGCCTCTTCGACAGATGATGACCCTGATAAATAGTCATCAACATAAAAATCATGTTCGATTGTAAATTGAATGGCCTTGTTCTTGCAATCATGCGCGAGTTGTAACAGACACCTAGTTGCGAGAAAAGGTGCAGATGCCGTACCGTAGGTGACTGTATTAAGTACGTATGTTTTCAACGGTGTCCTAGGGCTTTCTCTCCATAGTATCTGCTGCAGACATCGTTGTGGAGAAGTGACAAGATGCTGTCGATAGAATTGCTGAATGTCCGCTGACACTGCAATTCTATGCTGGCGGAATCGAAGAAGAATCGATTGTAAATCGTCTTGAAGAGTGGCTCCTATCATTTGGATGTCGTTGAAAGACTTTCCCGACGTAGTAACTGCAGACGCGTCAAATACGACACGCAGTTTCGTAGTGGAACTCGACTCCTTCATGACTCCATGATGTGGCAAGTAATAAGATGGCTCTGTAGAGTTCCAATCAAAAGAATTAATTTCAGTCATATGACCTAGCTCTATGTACTCACGCATGAAGTCAAAATAGAGTTTCTGAAGAATTGGATTTTTTTGTAATCTACGTTCTAAAGAGATAAACCTATGCCTGGCCATGTTGTAAGAGTCACCTAGAATGGTGGGTGGCTCTTTGAGGGGTAGAGTCACCACGAAACGACCATCAGATTCTCGATACGTGGTATCCGCAAATATCTGCTCACAGCGCTTCTCTTCGGGAGTGAGTTTGTGTTTTGAAGAAATAGTATCAAGCTCCCAGAATCGAGACAAATCTGATAGTGTGTTGTCTGAAAACATGCACACGGGAGAAGAAGAgtcattattatgatttgagtTTATAAATAAGCCGGAAATCAACCAGCCTAACTTAGATTCAAATAAAGAAGGTTTGTTCTTTCCTAAACTGATACGATTCGCGCTTAAAATTTCCCAAAATATTTCTGCGCCAACTAAGATGTCGACTGAAGACGGACAATTGAAAGTAGGATCGGCAAGACGAATGCCAGTGGGTATTTGAAAGCTCCTTGTGTCAACATAAGTTGATGGTAGCTTAGTACTTATTTTAGATAATACAAAGCATTCTATGTTGACTTCGTATACCTTATCTAATGTCTGTAATTTAAAATT
The sequence above is drawn from the Leptidea sinapis chromosome 47, ilLepSina1.1, whole genome shotgun sequence genome and encodes:
- the LOC126978125 gene encoding uncharacterized protein LOC126978125 isoform X1, giving the protein MFSDNTLSDLSRFWELDTISSKHKLTPEEKRCEQIFADTTYRESDGRFVVTLPLKEPPTILGDSYNMARHRFISLERRLQKNPILQKLYFDFMREYIELGHMTEINSFDWNSTEPSYYLPHHGVMKESSSTTKLRVVFDASAVTTSGKSFNDIQMIGATLQDDLQSILLRFRQHRIAVSADIQQFYRQHLVTSPQRCLQQILWRESPRTPLKTYVLNTVTYGTASAPFLATRCLLQLAHDCKNKAIQFTIEHDFYVDDYLSGSSSVEEAIHQCHEVIAVLQSAQYNLRKWHPNSVEVMQHFHGINCDTQGSVDLSYNFNEISKTLGLNWKLFNDTFSFTINLKHTDIISKRHILSTIAQIFDPLGLVAPCIVESKIIMQQLWLAKCTWDEPVSEDIQRSWESFQNTLPLLNNIEIPRWISCDSPIKLQLHVFTDASERAYGACVFVRSIHADGSVHVHLLSSKSKVAPIKPATMPRLELCAALMGARLHSKLSTDLLLGGGNHATSSRTMVVLSSGPSMS
- the LOC126978125 gene encoding uncharacterized protein LOC126978125 isoform X2, whose translation is MFSDNTLSDLSRFWELDTISSKHKLTPEEKRCEQIFADTTYRESDGRFVVTLPLKEPPTILGDSYNMARHRFISLERRLQKNPILQKLYFDFMREYIELGHMTEINSFDWNSTEPSYYLPHHGVMKESSSTTKLRVVFDASAVTTSGKSFNDIQMIGATLQDDLQSILLRFRQHRIAVSADIQQFYRQHLVTSPQRCLQQILWRESPRTPLKTYVLNTVTYGTASAPFLATRCLLQLAHDCKNKAIQFTIEHDFYVDDYLSGSSSVEEAIHQCHEVIAVLQSAQYNLRKWHPNSVEVMQHFHGINCDTQGSVDLSYNFNEISKTLGLNWKLFNDTFSFTINLKHTDIISKRHILSTIAQIFDPLGLVAPCIVESKIIMQQLWLAKCTWDEPVSEDIQRSWESFQNTLPLLNNIEIPRWISCDSPIKLQLHVFTDASERAYGACVFVRSIHADGSVHVHLLSSKSKVAPIKPATMPRLELCAALMGARLHSKT